The following are encoded together in the Daucus carota subsp. sativus chromosome 5, DH1 v3.0, whole genome shotgun sequence genome:
- the LOC108221627 gene encoding rapid alkalinization factor, with translation MANSSGFLLIILCALLVSTTVSSTASGYDWMDIKQGCKGSIAECMGVGEEFEMDSESNRRILATSNYISYAALQKNNVPCSKRGASYYNCKQGAEANPYNRGCSSITRCRS, from the coding sequence ATGGCAAATTCCTCTGGCTTTCTTCTGATCATCTTATGTGCCCTTTTGGTGTCGACAACCGTGTCATCCACCGCGAGTGGCTACGACTGGATGGACATAAAACAGGGGTGCAAAGGGTCCATAGCAGAGTGCATGGGCGTGGGAGAAGAGTTCGAGATGGATTCTGAGAGCAACAGACGCATATTAGCCACCAGCAACTACATAAGCTACGCGGCTCTGCAGAAAAACAATGTTCCTTGTTCAAAGAGAGGTGCTTCATACTACAACTGCAAACAAGGTGCTGAAGCTAACCCCTATAACCGTGGCTGCAGCTCCATTACACGTTGCAGGAGTTGA
- the LOC108219789 gene encoding protein LOW PSII ACCUMULATION 1, chloroplastic, with protein sequence MALAITPPYSFSFTTRSFKSSFTTTSLVSYKNPILNLSSNRPSSTCFSSSSSSEITSETAESCVNLGLSLFSRGRVNDALSQFETALTLNPNSVEAQAALYNKACCHAYRGEGKKAAECLRTALKEFDLKFGTILNDPDLASFRASPEFKEMQEEARLGGEDIGNSFRRDLKLISEVQAPFRGVRRFFYVAFTAAAGISLFLTIPRLILAIKGDDGAPDIMPTAGNAAINIGGIVVFVALILWENKKEEEQLTQISRDETLSRLPLRLSTSRVVELVQLRDTTRPVILAGKKETVSSAIQKAERYRTELLRRGVLLVPVIWGENREPILEKKGFGTKKAPASLPSIGEDFEKRAQSITTKSKLKAEIRFKAEVVSPSEWERWIREQQMSEGVTPGEDVYILLRLDGRVRRSGRGMPDWQQIVEELPPMDALLSKLER encoded by the exons ATGGCCTTAGCAATCACTCCTCCTTATAGCTTCAGCTTCACTACACGCTCATTCAAATCATCGTTTACAACAACATCATTGGTTTCTTACAAGAACCCCATATTAAATTTGTCATCAAACAGGCCTTCTTCAACGTGTTTCTCCTCCTCTTCCTCCTCTGAAATTACTTCGGAGACGGCAGAATCGTGTGTCAATTTGGGTCTCTCCCTCTTTTCCAGAGGACGG GTTAATGATGCCCTCAGTCAGTTTGAAACAGCACTTACTTTAAATCCGAATTCTGTGGAGGCTCAAGCTGCACTTTATAACAAAGCCTGTTGTCATGCCTACAG AGGGGAAGGAAAGAAAGCAGCCGAGTGTCTCCGGACTGCTCTGAAAGAATTTGACCTCAAGTTTGGAACTATTCTTAATGATCCAGATTTAGCCTCCTTCAGAGCTTCACCCGAATTTAAGGAAATGCAAGAAGAG GCTAGGCTGGGTGGGGAAGATATAGGTAATAGTTTCCGAAGAGATCTGAAACTCATAAGTGAAGTCCAAGCTCCATTTCGGGGTGTTAGAAGGTTCTTCTATGTGGCATTCACTGCAGCCGCTGGAATCTCTCTCTTCTTGACTATACCTAGGCTTATACTTGCAATCAAAGGGGATGATGGAGCTCCTGATATCATGCCAACTGCCGGAAATGCTGCCATCAATATCGGAG GTATTGTGGTCTTTGTAGCATTGATTTTgtgggaaaacaagaaagaggaGGAACAACTTACACAAATATCACGAGACGAAACTTTATCAAGGTTGCCTTTGCGCCTTTCTACTAGTCGAGTTGTCGAACTCGTTCAGTTACGAGACACTACCAGACCT gttataTTGGCGGGAAAGAAAGAAACTGTCTCATCTGCAATCCAGAAGGCTGAAAGATACAGAACTGAGCTCCTGAGACGAGGCGTGCTTCTGGTTCCTGTGATATGGGGTGAAAATAGAGAACCGATATTGGAAAAGAAAGGCTTTGGTACCAAGAAAGCACCTGCCTCTCTTCCTTCTATTGGG GAAGATTTTGAGAAGCGAGCTCAGTCAATTACaaccaaatcaaaattaaaagcTGAAATTCGTTTTAAGGCTGAGGTGGTATCTCCCTCTGAGTGGGAAAG GTGGATAAGAGAGCAACAAATGTCTGAAGGAGTTACTCCTGGTGAGGATGTGTACATTTTACTGCGTTTAGATGGCCGAGTCCGACGATCTGGAAGA GGTATGCCTGACTGGCAACAAATTGTAGAAGAATTGCCACCAATGGATGCATTGCTAAGCAAACTTGAAAGGTGA